One genomic window of Streptomyces sp. NBC_01498 includes the following:
- the groL gene encoding chaperonin GroEL (60 kDa chaperone family; promotes refolding of misfolded polypeptides especially under stressful conditions; forms two stacked rings of heptamers to form a barrel-shaped 14mer; ends can be capped by GroES; misfolded proteins enter the barrel where they are refolded when GroES binds), protein MAKILKFDEDARRALERGVNKLADTVKVTIGPKGRNVVIDKKFGAPTITNDGVTIAREVELDDPYENLGAQLVKEVATKTNDIAGDGTTTATVLAQALVREGLRNVAAGASPAALKKGIDAAVAAVSKELLDTARPIDDKSDIAAVAGLSAQDSQVGELIADAMDKVGKDGVITVEESNTFGLELEFTEGMAFDKGYLSPYMVTDQERMEAVLDDPYILINQGKISSIQDLLPLLEKVIQAGGSRPLLIIAEDVEGEALSTLVVNKIRGTFNAVAVKAPGFGDRRKAMLGDIATLTGATVIAEEVGLKLDQAGLDVLGSARRVTVSKDDTTIVDGGGDSSEVTGRVNQIKAEIESTDSDWDREKLQERLAKLAGGVCVIKVGAATEVELKEKKHRLEDAISATRAAVEEGIVSGGGSALVHAAKVLEDGLGKTGDEATGVAVVRRAVVEPLRWIAENAGLEGYVITAKVAELDKGHGFNASTGEYVDLVKAGVIDPVKVTRSALENAASIAALLLTTETLVVEKPADDEGDAGHGGHGHSH, encoded by the coding sequence ATGGCGAAGATTCTGAAGTTCGACGAGGACGCCCGTCGCGCCCTTGAGCGCGGCGTCAACAAGCTTGCCGACACGGTCAAGGTGACGATCGGCCCCAAGGGCCGCAACGTCGTCATCGACAAGAAGTTCGGCGCGCCGACCATCACCAACGACGGTGTCACGATCGCCCGCGAGGTCGAGCTCGACGACCCGTACGAGAACCTCGGCGCCCAGCTCGTGAAGGAGGTGGCGACCAAGACCAACGACATCGCGGGTGACGGCACCACCACCGCCACCGTGCTGGCCCAGGCGCTGGTCCGCGAGGGTCTGCGCAACGTCGCCGCCGGCGCCTCCCCGGCCGCCCTGAAGAAGGGCATCGACGCCGCCGTCGCCGCCGTCTCCAAGGAGCTGCTGGACACGGCCCGCCCGATCGACGACAAGTCGGACATCGCCGCCGTGGCCGGGCTCTCCGCCCAGGACTCGCAGGTCGGCGAGCTGATCGCCGACGCGATGGACAAGGTCGGCAAGGACGGTGTCATCACCGTCGAGGAGTCCAACACCTTCGGCCTGGAGCTGGAGTTCACCGAGGGCATGGCCTTCGACAAGGGCTACCTCTCGCCGTACATGGTGACCGACCAGGAGCGTATGGAGGCCGTCCTCGACGACCCGTACATCCTGATCAACCAGGGCAAGATCAGCTCCATCCAGGACCTGCTGCCGCTGCTGGAGAAGGTCATCCAGGCGGGTGGCTCCCGGCCGCTGCTGATCATCGCCGAGGATGTCGAGGGCGAGGCGCTCTCCACCCTCGTCGTCAACAAGATCCGCGGCACGTTCAACGCCGTCGCCGTGAAGGCCCCCGGCTTCGGTGACCGCCGCAAGGCCATGCTCGGCGACATCGCCACCCTCACGGGCGCGACCGTCATCGCCGAGGAGGTCGGCCTCAAGCTCGACCAGGCCGGTCTCGACGTGCTGGGCTCGGCGCGCCGTGTCACCGTCTCCAAGGACGACACGACCATCGTCGACGGCGGTGGCGACTCCTCCGAGGTCACCGGCCGCGTCAACCAGATCAAGGCCGAGATCGAGTCCACGGACTCCGACTGGGACCGCGAGAAGCTCCAGGAGCGCCTCGCGAAGCTGGCCGGCGGCGTGTGCGTGATCAAGGTCGGCGCCGCCACCGAGGTGGAGCTGAAGGAGAAGAAGCACCGTCTGGAGGACGCCATCTCCGCGACCCGCGCCGCGGTCGAGGAGGGCATCGTCTCCGGTGGTGGCTCCGCCCTGGTGCACGCCGCCAAGGTGCTGGAGGACGGCCTGGGCAAGACGGGCGACGAGGCCACCGGTGTCGCGGTCGTCCGCCGCGCCGTGGTCGAGCCGCTGCGCTGGATCGCCGAGAACGCCGGTCTTGAGGGCTACGTCATCACCGCGAAGGTCGCCGAGCTCGACAAGGGCCACGGCTTCAACGCCTCCACCGGCGAGTACGTCGACCTGGTGAAGGCCGGCGTCATCGACCCGGTCAAGGTCACCCGCTCCGCGCTGGAGAACGCCGCGTCCATCGCCGCGCTGCTGCTGACGACCGAGACCCTGGTCGTCGAGAAGCCGGCCGACGACGAGGGCGACGCCGGTCACGGCGGCCACGGCCACAGCCACTGA
- the groES gene encoding co-chaperone GroES: MTTASTKVAIKPLEDRIVVQPLDAEQTTASGLVIPDTAKEKPQEGVVLAVGPGRFENGERLPLDVSVGDVVLYSKYGGTEVKYSGEEYLVLSARDVLAIIEK, encoded by the coding sequence GTGACGACCGCCAGCACCAAGGTTGCCATCAAGCCGCTCGAGGACCGCATTGTGGTCCAGCCGCTCGACGCAGAGCAGACCACGGCCTCTGGCCTGGTTATTCCGGACACGGCCAAGGAGAAGCCCCAGGAGGGCGTCGTCCTGGCCGTCGGTCCGGGTCGCTTCGAGAACGGCGAGCGGCTTCCGCTCGACGTCTCCGTCGGCGACGTCGTTCTGTACAGCAAGTACGGCGGCACTGAGGTGAAGTACAGCGGCGAGGAGTACCTCGTCCTCTCGGCCCGCGACGTGCTCGCGATCATCGAGAAGTAA
- a CDS encoding polysaccharide deacetylase family protein — MGAESRSARRRGRTRTTLAVLLIAALGSACAAEQGDRGGGRPGGDGGGGGPGRAPAGDGGGAGRGGGGGPVESAPAGPVPAGVRSAPAWLRGPGPEAGAARKPGAAGKPGAAQRLDAAAVARVQALRAVAARKWRLAKTPLAAPPPPAVKPRITTRKGFEVTGGANLPPVFTAVPTKERIVFLTIDDGAEKDPELPRMMDELRIPYSAFLSDYVIKDDYGYFTKMRDRGVGLHNHTLTHPYLPGLSPREQKREICGQQDRMKKRYGTRPELFRPPYGNYDAATLRAAKSCGVKAVPLWAAEAFPDHLEWREWDRKLRPGDIVLTHFRGKGDWKGSMPDMIRNVMKTITEKGYAVAKLEDYV; from the coding sequence ATGGGAGCGGAGTCCCGGAGCGCGCGCCGACGCGGACGGACCCGGACGACCCTCGCCGTACTGCTGATCGCCGCGCTCGGCTCCGCCTGCGCGGCGGAGCAGGGCGACCGGGGCGGCGGGCGGCCCGGCGGCGACGGCGGAGGCGGCGGTCCCGGCCGCGCGCCCGCCGGCGACGGTGGCGGTGCCGGCAGGGGCGGAGGCGGCGGCCCGGTGGAGTCCGCCCCCGCCGGGCCGGTGCCGGCCGGTGTGCGCTCCGCCCCCGCCTGGTTGCGCGGCCCCGGCCCCGAGGCCGGTGCCGCGCGGAAACCCGGGGCGGCGGGAAAGCCCGGCGCCGCCCAGCGACTCGACGCCGCCGCCGTCGCCAGGGTCCAGGCGCTGCGCGCCGTCGCCGCCAGGAAGTGGAGACTCGCGAAGACACCCCTCGCCGCGCCCCCGCCGCCCGCCGTCAAACCCCGGATCACCACCCGCAAGGGCTTCGAGGTCACCGGCGGCGCGAACCTGCCGCCGGTCTTCACCGCCGTCCCGACCAAGGAACGGATCGTCTTCCTCACGATCGACGACGGTGCCGAGAAGGACCCCGAACTGCCGCGCATGATGGACGAGTTGAGGATCCCGTACAGCGCCTTCCTCAGCGACTACGTCATCAAGGACGACTACGGCTACTTCACGAAGATGCGCGACCGGGGCGTCGGCCTGCACAACCACACCCTCACCCACCCCTACCTCCCCGGACTCTCGCCCCGGGAGCAGAAGCGGGAGATCTGCGGCCAGCAGGACCGGATGAAGAAGCGGTACGGCACCCGGCCCGAGCTGTTCCGGCCGCCGTACGGCAACTACGACGCCGCCACCCTGCGCGCCGCCAAGTCCTGCGGCGTCAAGGCCGTGCCGCTCTGGGCGGCCGAGGCGTTCCCGGACCACCTGGAGTGGCGCGAGTGGGACCGGAAGCTGCGCCCCGGCGACATCGTCCTCACGCACTTCCGGGGGAAGGGCGACTGGAAGGGCTCGATGCCCGACATGATCCGCAACGTCATGAAGACGATCACGGAGAAGGGTTACGCGGTCGCGAAGCTGGAGGACTACGTCTGA
- a CDS encoding class I SAM-dependent methyltransferase, which translates to MTDRTPSPSPPPGPAPHSPSALAALLSDEGQSLLTALRDHDPARELALATRLRRDHPAALVSSALAQARLRQRAVAKFGERDAYRMYFTPDGVEQATRTSVAAHRARRFRDLGLGGPGGLPARITDLCCGVGGDAIELARAGFAVTAVDRSPDTCEIAAHNIRTLAPDAPPPAVVCADVTTYDLSAAPAPDALFIDPARRGGRGRIFDPEAYSPPLSWAVAAVRAVGAGGIKIAPGIPHELVPGDFEAEWISDGGDVKEAVLWHRADAPHGHPADAPDGAAITPGARRATLLPAGVTLTGHGLPDPPVREVGRYLYEPDGAVIRAHLVAEAAAELDGGLIDGTIAYITADELRPTPYATAYEITDRLPFNLKRLKALLREREVGVLTVKKRGSPVEPEELRRRMKLQGRASATVFLTRVAGAPTMLLGHPAGSP; encoded by the coding sequence GTGACCGACCGCACCCCCTCCCCCAGTCCCCCGCCGGGGCCCGCCCCGCACTCCCCCTCGGCGCTCGCCGCGCTCCTCTCCGACGAGGGCCAGAGCCTGCTCACCGCCCTGCGCGACCACGACCCGGCACGGGAACTGGCCCTGGCGACCCGGCTGCGCCGCGACCACCCCGCCGCGCTGGTCTCGTCGGCCCTCGCCCAGGCCCGGCTGCGGCAGCGGGCGGTCGCGAAGTTCGGCGAGCGGGACGCGTACCGCATGTACTTCACCCCGGACGGCGTCGAGCAGGCCACCCGTACCTCGGTCGCCGCCCACCGGGCGCGCCGGTTCCGGGATCTGGGCCTCGGCGGCCCCGGCGGGCTCCCCGCGCGGATCACGGACCTGTGCTGCGGTGTCGGCGGCGACGCGATCGAACTGGCCCGCGCGGGCTTCGCCGTGACCGCCGTCGACCGCTCCCCCGACACCTGCGAGATCGCCGCGCACAACATCCGGACGCTGGCACCGGACGCGCCGCCGCCCGCCGTCGTGTGCGCGGACGTCACGACGTACGACCTGTCGGCCGCGCCCGCCCCCGACGCCCTGTTCATCGACCCGGCCCGGCGCGGCGGCCGGGGGCGGATCTTCGACCCGGAGGCGTACTCGCCACCGCTGTCCTGGGCCGTCGCGGCGGTGCGGGCGGTCGGCGCGGGCGGCATCAAGATCGCCCCCGGCATCCCGCACGAACTGGTCCCCGGCGACTTCGAGGCCGAGTGGATCTCGGACGGCGGCGACGTCAAGGAGGCGGTGCTCTGGCACCGCGCCGACGCCCCGCACGGGCACCCCGCCGACGCCCCGGACGGCGCGGCGATCACGCCGGGCGCCCGGCGCGCCACCCTGCTGCCCGCCGGCGTCACACTCACCGGGCACGGACTGCCCGACCCCCCGGTCCGGGAGGTCGGCCGCTATCTGTACGAGCCGGACGGCGCCGTCATCCGGGCGCATCTGGTCGCCGAGGCCGCCGCCGAGCTGGACGGCGGGCTGATCGACGGGACGATCGCGTACATCACGGCGGACGAGCTGCGCCCGACGCCGTACGCGACGGCGTACGAGATCACCGACCGGCTGCCGTTCAACCTCAAGCGGCTCAAGGCCCTGCTCCGCGAGCGCGAGGTCGGTGTCCTGACCGTCAAGAAGCGCGGCTCGCCGGTCGAACCGGAGGAACTGCGACGGAGGATGAAGCTCCAGGGGCGGGCGTCCGCCACGGTCTTCCTCACGCGCGTCGCGGGCGCGCCGACGATGCTGCTCGGCCACCCCGCCGGGAGTCCGTGA
- a CDS encoding Tox-REase-5 domain-containing protein, producing MPQPLDAARWLVYAIFGFTVLGGIGLLLSASDADAVDAELVGLTLWAAAPGTAGWLLVRRLRTGGIRRWRGLIAVQVWLLVGALATVAEGSFQGFTQLLLPVLILVFLSRPESREWVRLAPELRAEHRPFSFARFIRWRRDGGQTTVEYAGLFVVVAAIVVGLVVSGVGGQVSDGLRSAVCSITGAGCPAGGGGTVEAGDGADEPGDPDGPDGPGGPDAPGEPGEPSDPADPRTEGPGGTVPVAVETDEDRNEGADGEPGWEDDEAASGGEGGDGGGEQQEPEEDCGGWGFFSCAADRVTQVGKGLVVDGVWGDVKGVWDLVTDPGGTLDGLKDYGSGLAEQWSDDAAEAGDKWGRGDYLDALTDWGGASVNTVVGVGDDVFVGDEVRERWNNGEKTRAVTDVIWNIGSTFIPGYNAAKIGGKVGKVGKLGKLGKLGEAADKAAEAAERARKAAGKGDVKAADEAAAEAQKHADDAERELAAKGCFISSGPLGGRVPGPPGLPGTERPSLSGGVNAAGRTVAVYRAGGVPVLLPLEKKCEGASDEEVAAAEQAKKDAAAAKEAAREAGRQEVANWKKPSWYDSLKDPVTGSADGGTGTWKEKKSVAYGPHMERWMRYQEQVSGVQRGKEYAVNDPQTGRPVDFDGWDSGTKTFKEAKFGYSNKVRPDGTLEPAVAARWVEQAQRQLRAANGKPVEWNFSNQATADAAQKAFDDAEIDVGVVHTPWEK from the coding sequence ATGCCCCAACCGCTCGACGCCGCACGGTGGTTGGTCTACGCGATCTTCGGCTTCACGGTGCTCGGCGGGATCGGTCTGCTCCTCTCGGCCTCCGACGCGGACGCGGTGGACGCCGAACTCGTCGGGCTGACCCTGTGGGCGGCGGCGCCCGGTACGGCGGGCTGGCTGCTCGTCAGGCGGCTGCGCACCGGCGGCATCCGGCGGTGGCGGGGGCTGATCGCCGTACAGGTGTGGCTGCTGGTCGGTGCCCTCGCCACCGTCGCGGAGGGGTCCTTCCAGGGCTTCACCCAACTCCTGCTGCCCGTACTGATCCTGGTCTTCCTGAGCCGCCCCGAGAGCCGGGAGTGGGTGCGTCTCGCCCCCGAACTGCGGGCGGAGCACCGGCCGTTCTCCTTCGCGCGGTTCATCCGGTGGCGGCGGGACGGGGGCCAGACGACGGTCGAGTACGCCGGGCTGTTCGTGGTGGTCGCGGCGATCGTCGTCGGTCTCGTGGTGAGCGGTGTCGGCGGGCAGGTCTCGGACGGCCTGCGGTCGGCTGTCTGTTCGATCACGGGGGCGGGGTGCCCGGCCGGGGGCGGTGGCACGGTCGAGGCGGGTGACGGGGCGGACGAGCCGGGTGACCCGGACGGCCCGGACGGCCCCGGCGGCCCGGACGCCCCCGGTGAACCGGGAGAGCCGTCGGACCCCGCCGATCCCCGGACCGAGGGCCCCGGCGGCACCGTCCCGGTGGCCGTGGAGACCGACGAGGACCGGAACGAGGGCGCGGACGGCGAACCCGGCTGGGAGGACGACGAGGCCGCGAGCGGCGGCGAAGGTGGCGACGGCGGCGGGGAGCAGCAGGAGCCGGAGGAGGACTGCGGCGGCTGGGGCTTCTTCTCCTGCGCGGCCGACCGGGTCACCCAGGTCGGCAAGGGCCTCGTCGTGGACGGCGTCTGGGGCGACGTCAAGGGCGTCTGGGACCTGGTCACCGACCCCGGCGGCACCCTGGACGGCCTCAAGGACTACGGCAGCGGCCTCGCCGAGCAGTGGTCCGACGACGCCGCGGAGGCCGGCGACAAGTGGGGGCGCGGCGACTACCTCGACGCGCTGACCGACTGGGGCGGCGCCTCCGTCAACACGGTCGTCGGGGTGGGCGACGACGTCTTCGTCGGCGACGAGGTCCGCGAGCGGTGGAACAACGGCGAGAAGACACGGGCCGTCACCGATGTCATCTGGAACATCGGGTCGACGTTCATCCCCGGCTACAACGCCGCGAAGATCGGCGGCAAAGTCGGCAAGGTCGGCAAGCTGGGCAAACTCGGGAAGCTGGGCGAGGCCGCCGACAAGGCGGCGGAGGCTGCCGAACGGGCCCGGAAGGCGGCGGGGAAGGGCGACGTCAAGGCCGCCGACGAGGCGGCGGCCGAGGCGCAGAAACACGCCGACGACGCTGAGAGGGAACTGGCCGCGAAGGGCTGCTTCATCAGCTCCGGCCCGCTCGGCGGCCGGGTGCCCGGCCCGCCCGGACTCCCCGGCACCGAACGGCCCTCGCTCAGCGGCGGGGTCAACGCGGCCGGGCGGACGGTCGCGGTCTACCGGGCGGGCGGCGTCCCCGTACTCCTGCCGCTGGAGAAGAAGTGCGAGGGCGCCTCCGACGAGGAGGTCGCCGCCGCCGAACAGGCGAAGAAGGACGCGGCGGCGGCGAAGGAGGCGGCGCGGGAGGCCGGCCGCCAGGAGGTCGCCAACTGGAAGAAGCCGAGCTGGTACGACTCGTTGAAGGATCCGGTCACGGGCTCCGCGGACGGCGGCACCGGCACCTGGAAGGAGAAGAAGTCGGTCGCGTACGGCCCCCACATGGAGCGCTGGATGCGCTACCAGGAGCAGGTCTCCGGGGTGCAGCGCGGCAAGGAGTACGCGGTCAACGACCCGCAGACCGGTCGCCCCGTCGACTTCGACGGCTGGGACTCCGGCACCAAGACGTTCAAGGAGGCGAAGTTCGGCTACAGCAACAAGGTGCGCCCGGATGGCACTCTGGAACCCGCCGTCGCCGCACGCTGGGTCGAACAGGCGCAGCGTCAGCTCCGGGCGGCGAACGGCAAGCCGGTCGAATGGAACTTCTCCAACCAGGCGACCGCCGACGCCGCGCAGAAGGCGTTCGACGACGCCGAGATCGACGTGGGCGTGGTGCACACGCCCTGGGAGAAGTGA